A region of the Haematobia irritans isolate KBUSLIRL chromosome 5, ASM5000362v1, whole genome shotgun sequence genome:
CGCGTCGTTATCACTGCTGCCCATTGCATCCGCATCTTTGttgcaattttatatagtattcAATATGGCATTACAACTGTTGGTGGTTATACAAATGTTATTAGTGCTATACACATTGTACCACATCCCCAATATGATGCTTCAACCAATAACAATGATATTGCATTGATCTTCTTATTATTTCCCATTCCATTCGGTCCTAATGCTCAACCCATTGAATTGGCTACAGCAGATCCAGCTCCCGATACTCCTGCTACTGTCACCGGATGGGGTGCCTCGAAAGAGGGTGGAGCCTgggctaaaattttgcaaaaagctgACCTTCAAATTGTTGCTAGGAAAAAATGCGGGGACAATTATAAAGATGTTAACCCAATTACAATTACTATGATATGCGCCGCTGCCGAAAAGAAGGACGCATGTCAAGGAGATTCCGGTGGTCCATTGGCAGCCAATGGAATATTGGTTGGTGTTGTCTCTTGGGGTAATGGCTGTGCTCGGCCTAACTACCCCGGTGTATATAGCAATGTTGCTTACCACAACAGTTGGATCCAATCCAGTACTACTTAAGATGTTACATACCGTaactagaaaatttagttttatactcTAAGTACTCTATAACAAACAAATTCAACAAATAAATCATTATTGCAATTAAACCGAAACTATGCCATCATTTCGCTatgcaatttttccaaaatgtagattctttaataaattttgatacacgcaaaataataattttttcctctcaaacgaaatttttgacaaataaatatcgTTTACTATTTGCTTTTCGCTAAAAGGAAGTTTGTTTCTAaggaaagtatatactttttgtgataaacgttgattcttttacaggatgtgaaaacaatttcataaagactcaaTTCAAACAATCCATCGCAACTTCCATCCCATCTTTCTCACTACCACAAGGTTTCTTAGTTCTTATCacctttttctataatacatataatgtagaagaaatgaatcgattttataaattgcttttaaattttacctttcgcctggatggaCAATCGAACCGCGTAAGCCAACacgctatccactgggctacgtaactgttattgttattgttatcaACAGATACTAAGCGCTATAGCCGTCATATCAGATGTCACGCTTGACTgtcaagcagttatatttataaagcatagttttcggcgcccacgagccgatgcatagACACTTTATTTGAGAGAAACATACCTTTAGTTTAGCCACCGTAGAGTATGCCTGCCTCGCTTCCAAAGGGTCGTGGCTTCAATCCTTTCGACTGAatgccaaaaagtttttttttacgtaTATCGTCCGTCCGAACGATTGCGAAAAGATGGTCGAAATTACATACTacgatattaaaattttactatgaaacttcataatgtgttttattaaacacATAAAGTCAGAATAAAActttgcttgatataaacgaaatgaactgtgGACCAACTGAACTTtggaccaaaaattattttatttattccaaaaaaaattttgtaatacaattttttttgataaatatttgaaattttccaagaaattcaaaaaactctaacaaaaggaaGACGTTTTCGGGACACATTTTCTAAacgttttctttttctttttgtgtaGGACTTTCATTTTTTGtctctatcaaaaaaaaaagtcatttctataggaaatttttgaaaaattttatttctattcgaagtttttgagaaatttcatttctacagccaattttcggaaattttcagaaaattccctatagaactaaaattttcgaaaaattttagttctatagggaattttcattctatatgaaatttttataaatttccatccaaccatctacagggctttgcccaaataaatttgtcacgcatactTTTCCACTATTGGTTAGGTTACTctggtaatttaatttaataagctgaaatcaaaaaaaaaaaactaaaatttaatttctataggaaattctgtgaaaatttcatttatatagaaatttttctgaaactgtaattgctataggaaattttctatcaaaatttcattgtaggatattttctcaaaattttatttttttaatctaaaaatttgatttctataagaaattttatgaaattttctgtcaaaattgaattttcaaatttcctcACAATTTCCTATCTATAggacatgggagccaccgtggtgcaatggttagcatgcccgccttgcatacacaaggtcgtgggttcgattcctgcttcgaccgaacaccaaaaatttttcagcggtggattatcccacctcagtaatgctggtgacattactgagggtttttgaaaatttaatttctgtaggaatttatcaaaaaatttaatttcaataggaaatttacggaaaattttatttctttacgaaatttgctgccaaattgaattttcaaatttccaaatttacataaattaaattctgagaaaaAGTCTTGTATTGTgaggaaatttgaaaattcaatttggcagcaaatttcataaagaaataacattttccgtaaatttcctattgaaattaaattttttgataaattcctacagaaattaaattttcaaaaaaaaatcttatagaaataaaatttttcgataatttcatacgtaaataaaattttcagaaaaatttctatacaaattaaattttccaaaaatttcctatagaaatgaaattttgacagaaaatttcctacataaattaaattttgagaaaaagtcCTGTATTGTgaggaaatttgaaaattcaactttgacgtaaaaaatttcctatagaaattaaaattttcaaaaatttcttataaaaattaaattttccaaaaaattttccggaaatatcaattagaaattaaactttgagaaaatatcctatagaaattaattccctatatatagggaattttcGGCCAAAATTTAATCTGTATAGGaactttccgaaaattttaatttctataggatattttctcaaagtttaatttctaattgatatttccggaaaattttatttgcatagaaaattttttggaaaatttaatttttataagaaatttttgaaaattttaatttctataggaaattttttacgtcaaaattgaattttcaaatttcctcACTAAACAGgactttttctcaaaatttaatttatgtaggaaattttctgtcaaaatttcatttctataggaaatttttggaaaatttaatttgtatagaaatttttctgaaaattttatttatttatgaaattatcgaaaaattttatttctataagaatttttctgaaaatttaatttctgtaagaaTGTATCTTaaactttcatttcaataggaaatttccggaaaattttatttctttatgaaattttccgtcaaaattgaattttcaaatttcctcACAATACAggagtttttctcaaaatttaatttatgtaggaaattttctgtcaaaatttcatttctataggaaatttttggaaaatttatttatataggaattttACTGCATGTTttatttacccagcaaaaaatattggaagttgttccacaaacatttcttttaaagcccatcccagaatcccccatcgagttttttgaacttccgatgcagtccttttggacaagtccacaaacatttcttctaaagcgcatcgtgggatcccccaataatttttttccacttccgatgcagtccttttgtacaagtgcacaaacatttcttctaaagcgcatcttgggatccccaatgatttttttctacttccgatgcagtccttgtggacaagtattagaaagaacgcaatcgggCTATTTTAAgtccaaattttgtacaattaaattttacagaaaaatagaaaattattaaaaaaactaaaaaaatagaaatttataaaaaaagtaaaaaaaaataaatttcatccccgctgggatttgaacctgtgccgtttgactttttcgcttccatggaagtttttttgagaaggttttgcaaattacgggaatttttaatatttttttttgttgatttttaatggaaaaaatatatttatacgaaaatatatgccaaaaataaaaaataaaaacgatgcatgacataaaaaaataattttttagaaaaatatttgataaaaacatttgccgctggtgagatttgaacctgcgtttcttattttttcgttcataataataaagaagatCTCGAGAAgctattagaatgttattccttggtgtcgtattacgatcatatcacaaacatttgaattgacctttcgacgctttatgctcAATGGCgtctgtggctgagtgtgctaaggcgttctgttatggtgccagcaaacccaggttcaacccctggtcggagcgaaaaagtttttcaaattgtaaaaattagataataggaaaataattgtgtaataaaacatattgatgaaaaaaagtgaaattggttgaaaaaaatttgttatttttttgctttttaaatttcttcattcaaattaacttccagggcacaacttctaaagcaatgcaaaggatccaaaaagggagtacttccgtcctatgacaagcccatgtaaaattcattggagatgatccaagtttgcactactaccggatcacagattgtggatccaaactacttttttggaagctatttttttctgaaaatttaatttctgcaggaatttatcataaaatttcatttcaataggaaatttccggaaaattttatttcttatgaaatttgctatcaaaattgaattttcaaatttcttcaCAATACaggattttttctcaaaatttaatttatgtaggaaattttctgtcaaattctatagggaattttcgaccaaaatttaatttttataggaaatttccgaaaatttcatttctataggaaatttttggccaacatttaatttctatagaaaatttaatttttatatgaaaatttcggaaaaattacatgaaattttaatttatttacgaaattaatttaatatcttatcatcaaaatttatcaatttttatatCTTAAGAAATTCTATcaatatttcatagaatttcccatatatttgggacattgttttatttactaccggatcacagattgtggatccaaactacttttttggaagctctttttttctgaaaatttaatttctgcaggaatttatcataaaatttcatttcaataggaaatttccggaaaattttatttcttatgaaatttgctgtcaaaattgaattttcaaatttcttcaCAATACaggattttttctcaaaatttaatttatgtaggaaattttctgtcaaattctatagggaattttcgaccaaaatttaatttttataggaaatttccgaaaatttcatttctataggaaatttttggccaacatttaatttctatagaaaatttaatttttatatgaaaatttcggaaaaattacatgaaattttaatttatttacgaaattaatttaatatcttatcatcaaaatttatcaatttttatatCTTAAGAAATTCTATcaatatttcatagaatttcccatatatttgggacattgttttatttaatttggattaacaataagTGGGCAATTCTAATCAACTTTTAATCACAATGTCTAGTAGCAATCAAACTGAGGTTCTGTAGACACTCTTAATCCTAATCGCAGGTACTTATAATTGTCGCGGTACAAAGTTTATACACTATTCTGACTCATATACAAAAGGGATTCCTAAGATTGCAATTTTAGTAATAATGTgttaacattattattattattgtttttttttttttgataagcaATGACAATGTAGAATTATTTGTACCATGAGCAATGATACtgtaatacatttatttaggctagttttgttttttttacgatAAGATTTCTTCTTCACATCTGAAAAGAATTTCAATACCTATATGACATTTAATGAACATATTTGATATTTATGATacaattcaaaatatttactgGCATTTATCGCAGCATAAAAATCGCACAATACCGATCATTTTAACTCATTGGCTTTTAAGGATTTTCGGCAT
Encoded here:
- the LOC142239514 gene encoding trypsin alpha-like, with the protein product MYRNSICVLLALIAITRAQGSIIMPRLIPDLEERVVGGEDTTIGEHPYQVSVRYLDFHICGGSIYRERVVITAAHCIRIFVAILYSIQYGITTVGGYTNVISAIHIVPHPQYDASTNNNDIALIFLLFPIPFGPNAQPIELATADPAPDTPATVTGWGASKEGGAWAKILQKADLQIVARKKCGDNYKDVNPITITMICAAAEKKDACQGDSGGPLAANGILVGVVSWGNGCARPNYPGVYSNVAYHNSWIQSSTT